The Terriglobia bacterium genomic sequence AACGACTGCGGAACTCCGACTGGCACCGACATATCGGTTGGCGCAACCGTGGAAGCCGTTGCCGCAATCTGGAGACGCCGCTCGATCTCGCGAACATCATTGGTGTATTCATCCAGCCGCCTGCGATCGGAAGCACCGAAGGTTCCGCGAAGCCGGGAGAGCGAGTCCCCCAGCGAATCCAGGATGCTGCGATCCAACGACCGGCGTTCCGCGCGCTCCTCGACCGTTCCGCCGTCTCCGAACATCCGCTCGAAAACCACCTGAGGATTGAGTTCCATCGGCAAAGGGTCCGTCGGCGACGACCACGAAATCGTGTTCGTGTATACGCAGCTGTAACCCTCGCCGCAGTTGCTCGAGTTCGAGCCCGGATCTTCAACCGCGAACTGCATTGAAGGGAGCAGCGAGTTCTGACCGATCTTCTGTGCGATTATCTGATCGATCGTTGTTCCCGCATACACGTCCGCACCGACGGTCTTCCTGGGTTTGTTCGCGCACAGGAACGCGGCCGCAACCCAATGGTCGGCGCCTGTTACTCCAGGAGGCGGTTCGGCCGACCTGGAATGCAGTCCGCTGAGGATCGTGACGTCTTTGAAGGGCTCCAGCGGTTTATAGATAAAAGGGAATTCAAACCCCGCACCTTCCTTACTCGGTATCCAATAACCAGGAGCCATGCCGTGCGGCGCAAAAACGCCGACAAACCGGGGAACTCCCGCCGCCGCGGTCTGTGCTGCCGCCGTCGCCGCTGGCACCATGGCCTCCAGGAAAGGCAGTGCGAGCGCCGCTCCCGCACCTCGCAAAACCGAGCGTCTTGAAATATGCTTTTTTGTAATAAACATCGAATTTTGCCCCTGTGTGTTAGTTAGTCCAGTGTGTTAGTTAGCACTGTCCAATTCCTTCATGTTCATCCGGAACGCCGGACTTCGAACGATACCCTGCACGATCGAAGAGAACTTATATTTGCCGGGAGCCGAGTCGTGCACGATCGATCGTACCAGCGGCATGTCCTGATACTCCACGCCGCGGCCCAACCCGTAGATCAGGAGCTTTTCGGTCACGACGCGCACGAACTGATCTGAATACCGGACCATCACGTTACGCAGACTGGCAACGCCATCGAGCTTCGTTCCGTCGACGAGGACGCCAGTAGCATCGATCGGAGCCCCCTCGTCTTGCGTGCGCCATGCCGCGACGGCATCGAAATTCTCGAGCGCAAGCCCAATCGGTTCGAATATCCGATGGCAGCTTGCACAAGTTGGATTGCTGTGATGGGCTTCCATCCTCTGGCGCATGGTGGGTGTTTTCAAATTTCCCGTAGAATCCGCAGCCTGCTCTTTAATCGCCGGCACATTCGGCGGCGGATCGGGCGGACTCACGCCAAGGAACGTCTGGAGGAACCATTTGCCGCGGGCCACCGGCGATGTCCGGGCGGGCTGCGACGTCACCGTCAACAGAGCTCCCTTGCCGAGCAGGCCCCGACGCATGTCGAGGTCCGGCGTCAGAGTTATGCGGCGGAACTGCGGACCATACAGGTTCGGAATGCCGTAGTGCCTCGCAAGACGTTCATTGACGAAGGTGTAATCCGCCGTCAACAGGTCCAGAACGCTCCGGTCTTCGTGGACAATGCTGTCGAAGAACAGTTCGATCTCTGTCTGGAATGCAAGACGGAGATTGTCATCGTAGTCCGGGAATATATTGACCACCGGTTCCATGGTCTTCAACGAACGAACGCTCAACCACTGGCCGGTAAAGTTCCGGATCAGGGCTTCGGACTTCGGATCCGCGAGCATCCGTTTGACCTGCTGATCGAGTACGGCTTGATTTTGGAGTTTGCCCTGGACCGCCAGATCGATCAGTTGATCGTCAGGAACGCTGCTCCACAGGAAGAAGGACAGGCGCGATGCCAGTTCGAGATCGGAGAGGCGATAGGATCTGCCGACGCCGGCGCCAACAGGTTCGCGTTCGCCACGGTACACAAATTCCGGATCCGCGAGAATGCGCTGCAGCGCCACTTCGATTCCCTTATCGAACGAGCCGCCGTTCTTTCGGCCCTCCAGATAAAAGGTCGTCAACGATTCCAGGTCCGCCGGAGTCGAAGGGCGGCGGAACGCGTGCTTCACCAGCGTTGAAATAATCGTGCGCGCGCATTGCGATTCCTCACGAACGCTTGCCGGCCGGCAAACGAAAATCTTGTTCCGGCTGGCTGTATCCGTTACTCCCGTCACCCGGTAGGGACCTTCGATAATGACTTGGCCGACGTGCGGGTAGAACTGGAATCCCGGGATGCTGCCCGGAGCGTTCATCGTGCGCTCGAACGGTTTATTCAACTCGCTTCCCGGAATGTCGTTCGTGACACGGAAGGTAACGCTGACAGTATGCAGTCCTGCCTTGATCGCCACTTTTGGCGTGGCCGCGCCCTTACCTCGGGTGGTGGCGATTTCTTTGTCCCAGTCGAATGAATTCACACGTGCGGAATCGACGAAAACATCAAGCCGCTCCCCGGTAATTCCGCCGAGTACGCCCTGGCTATAGCCCGTGATGGCTTTGACAGTGAAGGCATATTCACCGTCGGCAGGAAACTGATACGGGATAAGAATACCTCCACGGGTTCCACGCGGCATTCCATCAACGTGATAATTCTGAGCAGTATCCGCCGGCACATCAAATACGGCCTGTGTGGCCGAGGAGACATCGCCGATCGCAAGACGGCTGATCTTTCCGGAAGCGGACAGATACGCCTCCATCAATGCCGGCGACATTTTCAACGCTCCGGCAATATTGTCGAATCCGCGCGTGGAATCGTCGGACGGAAGGAATTTTGCGGCGTCAACCTCAAGCCCGATAACGTCGCGAATCGCGTTGGCATATTCCCCGCGATTCAAACGATGCAGGCCCGGCGGCGGCAGAGCCACGTGCGCGGTGCGATCGAGTTCCTTCTCCATGGACTGGATGAACGTTTCAAGCGCGGCCGGATCCGGCCGTTTCATCCCCGTCGGAGGCATCATTCCCGCGCGAAGCTTTCGCACGATCTTTTCGCCGACCTCGGCATGATCGCCAAGATGGGTAAAGTCGAACTGATCCAGCATCAGATTCGCGGTTTTCGAACGTGTGTTGTGACATGTCACACAGTACTGATCGACAAGCGCGCGCTGCATTGCGGCATCAGGTGCAGCGACTCCCGCCCCCTTTGTTGGCGCAGCCTGACCTGGCGCCGCTTTTTGCGATGCCGAAAAGAAGAGAATCGGCAGGATTGCCGCACAAC encodes the following:
- a CDS encoding DUF1592 domain-containing protein, producing the protein MKLLAFGCAAILPILFFSASQKAAPGQAAPTKGAGVAAPDAAMQRALVDQYCVTCHNTRSKTANLMLDQFDFTHLGDHAEVGEKIVRKLRAGMMPPTGMKRPDPAALETFIQSMEKELDRTAHVALPPPGLHRLNRGEYANAIRDVIGLEVDAAKFLPSDDSTRGFDNIAGALKMSPALMEAYLSASGKISRLAIGDVSSATQAVFDVPADTAQNYHVDGMPRGTRGGILIPYQFPADGEYAFTVKAITGYSQGVLGGITGERLDVFVDSARVNSFDWDKEIATTRGKGAATPKVAIKAGLHTVSVTFRVTNDIPGSELNKPFERTMNAPGSIPGFQFYPHVGQVIIEGPYRVTGVTDTASRNKIFVCRPASVREESQCARTIISTLVKHAFRRPSTPADLESLTTFYLEGRKNGGSFDKGIEVALQRILADPEFVYRGEREPVGAGVGRSYRLSDLELASRLSFFLWSSVPDDQLIDLAVQGKLQNQAVLDQQVKRMLADPKSEALIRNFTGQWLSVRSLKTMEPVVNIFPDYDDNLRLAFQTEIELFFDSIVHEDRSVLDLLTADYTFVNERLARHYGIPNLYGPQFRRITLTPDLDMRRGLLGKGALLTVTSQPARTSPVARGKWFLQTFLGVSPPDPPPNVPAIKEQAADSTGNLKTPTMRQRMEAHHSNPTCASCHRIFEPIGLALENFDAVAAWRTQDEGAPIDATGVLVDGTKLDGVASLRNVMVRYSDQFVRVVTEKLLIYGLGRGVEYQDMPLVRSIVHDSAPGKYKFSSIVQGIVRSPAFRMNMKELDSAN
- a CDS encoding DUF1552 domain-containing protein, translating into MFITKKHISRRSVLRGAGAALALPFLEAMVPAATAAAQTAAAGVPRFVGVFAPHGMAPGYWIPSKEGAGFEFPFIYKPLEPFKDVTILSGLHSRSAEPPPGVTGADHWVAAAFLCANKPRKTVGADVYAGTTIDQIIAQKIGQNSLLPSMQFAVEDPGSNSSNCGEGYSCVYTNTISWSSPTDPLPMELNPQVVFERMFGDGGTVEERAERRSLDRSILDSLGDSLSRLRGTFGASDRRRLDEYTNDVREIERRLQIAATASTVAPTDMSVPVGVPQS